One region of Quercus lobata isolate SW786 chromosome 2, ValleyOak3.0 Primary Assembly, whole genome shotgun sequence genomic DNA includes:
- the LOC115978325 gene encoding transcription factor MYB35 encodes MGRPPCCDKSNVKRGLWTAEEDAKILAYVSNHGVGNWTLVPKKAGLNRCGKSCRLRWTNYLRSDLKHDGFTPEEEELIINLHKAIGSRWSLIAKRLPGRTDNDVKNYWNTKLRKKLSKMGIDPVTHKPYSQILSDYGNISGILNIGNQIGPLNINKNLNYAPTPKPEPSSVLTSFPITNMPMEFQNRPYNENIVPSLDFMSHQFQQVNINQETIQPHFFNEATSSCSSSSSSNVTQLSPLPQSYSCQPSQVQNASFNWSEFLITDPLPFPGFQQQQDRHFPGFSSSTNPSTFAQTSPLNFASGNEYGLNQVGQEEGIGNFDVGSTIGGHTNNNMLEVSSSVSSFVNSILDKDSEMQAEFPDILDESFDY; translated from the exons atgggaagaccaccTTGTTGTGATAAATCAAACGTCAAGAGGGGCCTTTGGACTGCCGAGGAGGATGCAAAAATACTTGCATACGTATCCAACCATGGGGTTGGAAATTGGACCTTGGTTCCCAAGAAAGCAG GACTCAATAGATGTGGGAAGAGCTGCAGGCTTAGGTGGACCAATTACCTTAGATCTGACCTCAAGCATGACGGCTTCACACCCGAAGAAGAAGAGCTCATTATAAACCTTCACAAAGCTATAGGAAGTAG GTGGTCTCTAATTGCAAAACGACTACCTGGAAGAACAGACAATGATGTCAAAAACTACTGGAACACCAAGCTGAGGAAAAAGCTTTCCAAAATGGGAATTGATCCAGTCACTCATAAGCCATATTCTCAGATCCTTTCTGATTATGGAAACATTAGTGGCATCCTAAACATAGGAAACCAGATTGGACCTCTCAATatcaataaaaacttaaactatGCACCAACACCCAAACCAGAACCATCTTCAGTCCTCACATCATTCCCAATTACCAACATGCCTATGGAATTCCAAAATAGGCCCTATAATGAAAACATAGTTCCCTCATTGGATTTCATGTCTCATCAGTTTCAACAAGTCAATATTAACCAGGAGACCATCCAACCACATTTCTTTAATGAAGCTACCTCTTCttgttcatcatcatcttcttccaaTGTCACCCAATTAAGCCCACTGCCGCAATCATATTCTTGCCAACCGTCTCAAGTGCAAAATGCATCCTTCAATTGGAGCGAGTTTCTCATCACTGACCCTCTCCCATTCCCAGGCTTTCAGCAACAGCAAGATCGCCATTTCCCGGGTTTCTCATCATCAACTAACCCGTCAACTTTCGCGCAAACATCCCCATTAAACTTTGCTAGTGGCAATGAATATGGCTTAAATCAAGTTGGACAAGAGGAGGGTATTGGGAATTTTGACGTTGGATCAACCATTGGGGGCCATACAAACAATAATATGTTGGAAGTTTCATCATCTGTGAGTTCATTCGTGAATTCTATCTTGGATAAGGATAGTGAGATGCAGGCAGAATTTCCAGATATTTtagatgaatcttttgattacTAA
- the LOC115976774 gene encoding probable prolyl 4-hydroxylase 7, translating into MDSRKYLALSLCFLFLFPDLSHSNIQLPGWLGDNKMQGSVLKLKKGVSSATFDPSRVTQLSWHPRAFLYKGFLSDEECDHLINVARDKLEKSMVADNESGKSIMSEVRTSSGMFLRKYQDEVVADIEARVAAWTFLPIENGEAMQVLHYLHGEKYEPHFDYFHDKENQKLGGHRVATVLMYLSNVEKGGETVFPNAESKVSQPKDDDVSDCAKNGYAVKPKKGDALLFFSLNPDATTDTRSLHGSCPVIEGEKWSATKWIHVRSFEKPNKQEGMGGKGDCVDENENCPVWAKAGECKKNPLYMVGDDGKCRKSCKVCSS; encoded by the exons ATGGATTCTCGAAAATATCTCGCACTTTCTCTCTGTTTCCTATTCCTTTTTCCTGATCTGTCCCATTCGAATATTCAATTGCCCGGATGGCTTGGGGACAACAAAAT gCAGGGATCGGTGCTGAAACTCAAGAAAGGTGTTTCCTCTGCTACTTTTGATCCCTCTCGTGTCACTCAGCTCTCATGGCATcccag GGCTTTCCTTTATAAGGGATTTCTGAGTGATGAAGAGTGTGACCACCTAATCAATGTG GCAAGGGATAAGCTGGAGAAGTCGATGGTGGCAGATAATGAGTCGGGTAAGAGTATTATGAGTGAAGTTCGAACGAGTTCTGGCATGTTTCTGCGGAAATATCAG GATGAAGTAGTCGCTGATATTGAGGCCAGGGTTGCTGCATGGACGTTCCTTCCAATAG AAAATGGGGAGGCCATGCAAGTACTGCACTACCTGCATGGGGAGAAATATGAACCAcattttgattattttcatGACAAGGAGAATCAAAAATTGGGTGGCCACCGAGTTGCCACTGTATTGATGTATTTGTCTAATGTTGAGAAGGGTGGGGAGACAGTCTTTCCCAATGCAGAG TCAAAGGTGTCTCAACCAAAAGACGATGATGTGTCTGATTGTGCTAAAAATGGCTATGCAG TGAAACCCAAAAAGGGTGATGCCTTGCTGTTCTTCAGTCTTAATCCCGATGCAACTACAGATACACGCAGCTTGCATGGAAGTTGCCCTGTTATTGAGGGAGAGAAGTGGTCTGCAACCAAGTGGATTCACGTAAGGTCCTTCGAGAAACCAAACAAGCAAGAAGGCATGGGAGGCAAAGGGGATTGTGTGGATGAGAATGAGAACTGCCCTGTATGGGCTAAGGCTGGTGAGTGTAAAAAGAACCCTCTTTACATGGTTGGTGATGATGGAAAATGTAGGAAGAGTTGCAAGGTTTGCTCATCCTAG